The Streptomyces puniciscabiei genomic interval TCTCCGGTGCCCCGCTGCTGATGGCCGGCGTCCAGGGCGCGATCGCCGCCATCCAGGAGGACGGACTGGTCAAGCGGGCCGAGGTCCTCGGCGAGCGGCTGCTGCCGGACATCGAGCGCATCGTCCGGGAGAACTGCCAGGACCTCGTGGTGGACGTACGGGGCCAGGGCCTGCTCATCGGAATGGAGTTCGCCGACGCCGGACTGGCCGGCGAGCTGCTCCTGGAACTGTTCAACCACGGCGTCGTCGCCAACCACTCCATGACCGGCAGCGCGGTGGTGCGCCTCACCCCGCCCGCGCTGCTCGGCGACGCCGAGGCCGACCACCTGCTCGACTCCCTCGACCGCGCGACCCGCGATCTCGTCGATCGCCGCGCCCGGATGCCGGAAGGCGGCTGATCACCATGCGACGTGTCGAACTGAACGCCGAGATCGACGGGGTGGGGCCCGCGGACGCCCTGCCGGAACTCGTGCGGTTCGAGAAGTACCCCGAGCTGACCCGGCACGTGAGGTCCGCCGAGGTCCACCAGACCCTGCCGCACGAGACCGGCCGCTCCAGCTGGGAGCTGAACTTCCGCAGCGGGCTGCTGTGCTGGACCGAGCGGGAGACGTTCCGGCCGGCCGACGGACGGATCGAGTTCGAACAGGTCGAGGGCGACTTCGACACCATGTCCGGCGCCTGGCAGCTCACCGCCCGCCCGGGCGGCGGCTGTGCCGTGCACTTCCGGGCCGACTTCGACTTCGGCATCGCGAGCATGGAGAGCATCCTCGACCCGATCGCCGAGCGGGTGATCAAGGAGACCGTCGCACGCGCCGTCACCGGCCTGTTCGGCGGCGCGCGGATCCTCGGCGACGACGACCTCACCGCCTCCGGGCTCGGCGTCGGCTCCGGGACCCGGTGAAGGAGGCACACGATGGACCACGCCAACCAATTCGAGACACCGACGACCTACCGTCTGCACCGCGCCGAGTACGTGGTCGGCTTCCTGGTGTCGACCGGTCTGCTCATCGCCCACGCGGGCGACGTGAACTGGGTGCACGCCGCCGTCCTGTTCCTCTACATCGACGTCCTCGGGTACATCCCCGGCGCGATCGCCTACCGGCGCAGCCCGGACCACCGTATCCACCGCGGCTACTACATGGCCTACAACACCATGCACAGCCTGGTCACCCAGAGCGCCGTGGTCGGGCTGTGGATCTGGCTCGCGGGGCCCGAGTGGGCGCTGCTGGCGATCCCCTTCCACCTGTTCGGCGACCGCGGGATCTTCGGCAACTTCCTCAAGCCGTTCGGGCTGCCCTTCGAGCCCGAGCCCAACGCGGAGTTCCAGCGGCTGATCGCGAACCTGAGGCCGGTGACCTCGGACGGCGTCGCGGACCGGCCCGCCTCCTCCGAGCAACGCGTGCCTCGTGATCCGAGCCACGCGTGACAGGCAGCGGACAGGTGACCACCACCGCCGAACCGCTGCCGGCCCCAGCCGCGGACGGCGGCGCCGCGGCACCCCGCCGCGCCGCCCTCCGCAGGCTGGCCACCGGGGTCTGCGTCCTGACCGCGGCACACCGCGGAGCCGTCCACGGCACCACGGTCAGCGCCGTCAGCGCGGTGTCCCGCGATCCGCTCCTGATCAGCGTCTGCCTCCGGACCGGCTCCGCCTTCACCCGGCTCGCCACCACCGCGGGCTGCTTCACCGCCAACCTGCTGACCAACCGCCAGGCCCTGGTGGCCGACTGGTTCGCCAACCCCGAACGGCCCGCCGACGAGGCACAGTTCGCGCTGCTGGACTGGCACAGCGACCCGGTGACCGGCGCCCCCGCGCTGGACCGCACGCTCGCCACGCTGTCCTGCCGGGTCACCGCCCGCCACCCGGCCGGTGACCACGACCTGCTGATCGCCGAGGTGGTGGACGGCCGGGCCGGCTCCGGCAGCCCGCTGCTCAACCTCGACGGGCGGCTGTTCGCCGCGGAGACCCGCGAACTGCGCGAGCGCCGCGGCAACCGGCACGACCCGGCCCGTACGGGCGCCACCGCCCTGGAGTGACCGGCCCGCCCGCCCCGGACCGGCCCGAGCTCCCCGCCAGCGAAAGGAAAGAAGCCCTCATGACCACCGAGATCCCCGCGGACATCCCTCAGGAGACCGCCTGGGACACCGCTCCCGGGCTGCTCGACGGGGCCAAGGAGCTCACCCTCACCCCGGAACGCTGCAACGTCGCCTACTGGCTGCGCGGCGTGGCCCAGGGCACGCTGGCCGGGCGGACGGAGACCGGACACAGCGCGGAGGCGGCCACGCCGGCCCACATGCGCGAGCCCGGCCCACTGCGCGAGGCCCTGATCCACGAACTGGGCCTGCGCGCGGTCTCCGAGGAGCGCGCCACCCGCATCCTCGGCCACTACGTGACCAACGCCTCCGGCGTCCCGGAGATGGAGTTCTTCGCCACCCAGCTCCTCGACGAGGCACGGCACGCCCGGGTCTTCCGCCAGCACCTGGTCGAACTCGGTGTCCCCCAGGGCGAGTTGCTCGCCTACATCGCCGACCTGGCCGCCGACTACCGCGCCCGGGTGCTGGACCCGCTGGAGCGGTGGGCGGTGCCGATCGTCAGCGACCCCAGGGACTTCATCGGCGCGGTGGCCATCTTCACCATCGTCGTCGAGGGCGTGCTCGCGCCCGCCGCCGAACTCAGCGAGCGCAAATGGGACCTGCTGGACCCGGCGGCCGGCGAGATCGCGCACGGCGCGGCCATCGACGAGATCCGGCACCTGACCGTCGGCAGCACCATCATCCGCGACGCGCTCCTCGAGAACCCCGGCTACCGGCCCCGCCTGGAGCAGATCATCCAGGAGGGGCTGCAGCTGTGGAACGAGGTGCCCGACAAGGAGATCGTGCTGCCCCGCGAGCACCTGTTCCAGAAGGGCATGCAGGACCACACCGAACTGCTGAAGGACTACGAGGTCTGGCCCGGCCGCCGGCTGCTCGACACCGAGCCGGAGGAGCGGTACGCCATGGCCGAGCAGTGGACCGACGAGATGGCCGAGGTCCGCATGGCCTACATGGGCCTCGGCGGCGCCCCGCAGGAGCGGTGATGGCCCGGCAGCCCGCCCCCGCCGTCCCCGCCGCGGTGATCACCGGGATCGGCGCCTGCCTGCCGCCCCGGGCCGTCGGCAACGACGAGATCGCCCGGGGGCTGGACACCTCCGACGCCTGGATCAGGGCGCGGATCGGGATACGCGAGCGCCGCCACGTCGACCCGCCCACGTCCACCGGCGACCTGGCCGTACAGGCGGGGCGGCTGGCGCTCAAGGCCGACGGCGACAGCCGGGTGGACGCGGTCGTCCTGACCTCGACCACACCCGACTGGAACTTCTGCCCCGCCACGGCACCCGCCGTCGCCGCCCGGCTCGGTCTCGGCGGCGTCGGCGCCTTCGACGTCACCGCCGCCTGCTCCGGGTTCCTCTACAGCCTGTCCCTGGCGTCCGGGCTGATCGCGGCCGGCACCGCCCGCCGCGTCCTGGTGATCGGCGCGGAGACCCTGAGCCTGATCCGCGACCCGCTGGACCGCAACACCGCGGCCATCCTCGGCGACGGCGCCGGCGCCGTGGTCCTGCGGGCCGGGGAGCGGGCGGAGCCGGGCGCCGTCGGCCCCTGCGTCCTGGGCAGCGACGGGGACCTGGCGGAACTGCTCCAGGTGCCGGCCGGCGGTTCCCGGCAGCGGTCCGCGGGGACCGTACCCGACCGCGCGGACCGCTATCTGCGGATGCGGGGCAAGGAGACCTACCGGCACGCGGTGCAGCGCATGCGGCAGGCGTCGCTCGACGCGCTGGAACGCACCGGGTGGGACCTCGCGGACGTCGACCGGCTCGCCGCCCACCAGGCCAACGCCAGGATCTGCGACTCGGTCGCCGAGAAACTCGGCATCGAGCCGGAACGCAGGCTCGCCAACATCGACCGGGTCGGCAACACCGGCGCCGCCTCGATCCCCCTGCTGCTCGCCGAGTCTGCACTGTCCGGGGCGCTGCGGCCGGGCCACCGGTCCCTGCTGGTGGCGTTCGGCTCCGGACTCACCTGGGCCGCGACCACCCTCGTCTGGCCCGACGTCACCGCGCTGACGGAGACCGCCGCACAGGACGACCCGCGCTGAGACCCCAACGACCCATCAGATCAAGGAGAACCGATGTACGAGCAGTTCAAGGAAGTCCTGGTCGTTTCCTTCCAGGTGCCCGAGGACAGGATCACCCCCGACGCCAGCCTGGAGGACCTGGAGTTCGACTCGCTGGAACTCGTCGAGCTCTCCCTGGCACTGCAGGAGAGGTTCGGGGCCGACGTCTCCGAGGAGGACCTCATCGAGCTGCGGCGCGTCGGCCCGATCGTCGAGGCCCTCACTACCCGAGCCACCAAGGCGGCGTGATGACGGACCACGCCATAGCGGTGACCGGGCTCGGCATGGTCACCCCGGCCGGGGTCGGCGTGGCCGCGTCGTGGGACCGGGTCCGCGCGGGCCGGCCCACCGCCGCAGCGGACCCGGTGCTCCACGACAACCTGGTCCACATCTCCTGCCGGGTACCGGACTTCGATCCGGTGGCCCTGCTCGGTGGCCGGGTGGCGCGCCGGCTCGACCCGTTCGTGCAGTTCGCGCTCGTCGCCGTACGCGAGGCACTCGCCGACGCCGGCCTGGACCCCGGGACCTGGGACGGCTCCCGTGTCGGGGTGGTGCTCGGCTGCGGCGGCTACGGCGCCGCCACCCTGGAGGCGCAGGCGCGCGTGCTGCTGGAGTCGTCCGCCAGGAAGGTCTCCCCGCAGCTGCTGCCGATGCACCTGTCGAACCTGGCGGCCGGCCGGGTGTCGATCGAGCTGGGCACCACCGGCCCCAGCCTCGTGGTGGCCACCGCCTGCGCGTCGGGCACCACGGCCATCGGAGTGGCCCGGGACCTGCTGAACCTGCACCGCTGCGACATCGTCGTCGCGGGCGGCACCGAGGCCATGGTCACCCCGCTGGTGATCGCCGCGTTCGCCCAGATGGGCGCCCTGTCCACCCGGCAGGACGATCCGGCCGGGGCCTCCCGGCCGTTCGACGCCGCCCGGGACGGATTCGTCGCGGGGGAGGGGGCGGCGGTCCTCGTCATGGAGCGGGCGGCCGACGCCCGGGCCCGCGGGGCACGGGTACGCGCGCGCGTGATCGGCTTCGGCATGTCCGCCGACGCCCACCACGTCACCGCGCCGGCCCCCGACGGCCGGGGCCTGGAACAGTCGCTGCGCGCGGCGCTGTCCGACGCCGGTGCGGGCCCGAGCGACATCGGGCACGTCAACGCCCACGGCACCTCGACCCAGCTGAACGACCTGGTGGAGTCGGAGGTGATCGAGCGGGTGCTGGGCCCGGACACCCTGGTCACCTCGACCAAGGGCGTCACCGGCCACATGCTCGGCGCGGCGGGGGCCGCCGAGGCCGCCCTGACCGTCCTGTCGCTCGAGCACGGCACCGTGCCGCCCACCGCCAACCTCACCGACCTGGACCCGCGGATCAAGCTCGACGTGCCCACGACGGCCCGTCCGCTCGCCCCCGCACTCGCGGTGAGCCAGTCGGCCGCTTTCGGCGGGCAGAACGCCGCTCTCGTCCTGGCCCCCGCCTGACCCCGTCCCGTCCGCGCCGGCCGTCCCCCACCACCGGCGGCATCCCCGTCCCCTCACCCCGTTGGACTCGCCATGTCGGACATGCCCGCAACGACAACAGGGAACGGGCCGGCCCACGGCCTGCGCCCCACCCTCAGCACCCGGAAGATCGTCATCATGGTCGTGGCCGCGGCGGCGCCGCTCGCGGCCCTGGTCGGCACCGTGCCGCTCGCCTTCGCCATCGGCGACGGGCCCGGCGTGCCGGCGATGTTCCTGTTCGCCGGCGTCACCCTGCTGTGCTTCTCGGTGGGTTACGCCGCCATGAGCCGCAGGATCGTCAACGCCGGCGGCTTCTACACCTACGTCTCCAGCGGGCTGGGCCGCCCGCCGGCCGTCGGCGCCGGTCTGGTGGCGGTGCTGTCGTACAACACCGCCACCGTCGGCATGGTCGGCACCTTCGCCTACTTCAGCCGGATCGTCGGCGACCAGGCGGGCCTGCACCTGCCCTGGGAGGGGTGGGCGGCACTGAGCATCGCCGCGATGGGCGTCCTCGGTTACCGCCAGATCGACTTCAGCGCCCGCGTCCTGCAGATCCTGCTCGTCGGGGAGATCGGCATCCTGGTGCTGCTGGACATCGCCGTGCTCGTCCGGCACGGCGGCGGCGCCCTGCCCGCCACGTCGTTCGCGCCGCACACCGTCCTCGGGACCGGCGCCGGGGTCACCGCGATGTTCGCGTTCGCCTCCTACATCGGTTTCGAGTCCGCGGCGCTGTACGGGGAGGAGTCACGCAACCCC includes:
- a CDS encoding beta-ketoacyl-ACP synthase III codes for the protein MARQPAPAVPAAVITGIGACLPPRAVGNDEIARGLDTSDAWIRARIGIRERRHVDPPTSTGDLAVQAGRLALKADGDSRVDAVVLTSTTPDWNFCPATAPAVAARLGLGGVGAFDVTAACSGFLYSLSLASGLIAAGTARRVLVIGAETLSLIRDPLDRNTAAILGDGAGAVVLRAGERAEPGAVGPCVLGSDGDLAELLQVPAGGSRQRSAGTVPDRADRYLRMRGKETYRHAVQRMRQASLDALERTGWDLADVDRLAAHQANARICDSVAEKLGIEPERRLANIDRVGNTGAASIPLLLAESALSGALRPGHRSLLVAFGSGLTWAATTLVWPDVTALTETAAQDDPR
- a CDS encoding acyl carrier protein; amino-acid sequence: MYEQFKEVLVVSFQVPEDRITPDASLEDLEFDSLELVELSLALQERFGADVSEEDLIELRRVGPIVEALTTRATKAA
- a CDS encoding flavin reductase family protein, translating into MTTTAEPLPAPAADGGAAAPRRAALRRLATGVCVLTAAHRGAVHGTTVSAVSAVSRDPLLISVCLRTGSAFTRLATTAGCFTANLLTNRQALVADWFANPERPADEAQFALLDWHSDPVTGAPALDRTLATLSCRVTARHPAGDHDLLIAEVVDGRAGSGSPLLNLDGRLFAAETRELRERRGNRHDPARTGATALE
- a CDS encoding type II toxin-antitoxin system RatA family toxin; its protein translation is MRRVELNAEIDGVGPADALPELVRFEKYPELTRHVRSAEVHQTLPHETGRSSWELNFRSGLLCWTERETFRPADGRIEFEQVEGDFDTMSGAWQLTARPGGGCAVHFRADFDFGIASMESILDPIAERVIKETVARAVTGLFGGARILGDDDLTASGLGVGSGTR
- a CDS encoding beta-ketoacyl-[acyl-carrier-protein] synthase family protein is translated as MTDHAIAVTGLGMVTPAGVGVAASWDRVRAGRPTAAADPVLHDNLVHISCRVPDFDPVALLGGRVARRLDPFVQFALVAVREALADAGLDPGTWDGSRVGVVLGCGGYGAATLEAQARVLLESSARKVSPQLLPMHLSNLAAGRVSIELGTTGPSLVVATACASGTTAIGVARDLLNLHRCDIVVAGGTEAMVTPLVIAAFAQMGALSTRQDDPAGASRPFDAARDGFVAGEGAAVLVMERAADARARGARVRARVIGFGMSADAHHVTAPAPDGRGLEQSLRAALSDAGAGPSDIGHVNAHGTSTQLNDLVESEVIERVLGPDTLVTSTKGVTGHMLGAAGAAEAALTVLSLEHGTVPPTANLTDLDPRIKLDVPTTARPLAPALAVSQSAAFGGQNAALVLAPA